A window of Flammeovirga kamogawensis genomic DNA:
CGAGACGAGATACACCAGTTTATAAAGAATTAATAGAGTTGCCATTTTTAGATCTAGCTTCTAAATATTCGGCAGATATAAAGAAATTATTAGTTGATGCTCTAAGATGTAGAAATGCTGAAGATGATGCAAAGTTACAATTACAAATAGATGCTTTAATTGCTAAATGCCATTATAAATCTATGGACGAGTTTAAGCTTGCACAGAAGTAATTAGAATCATGTATATTGCTTTTGATTTTAACTGCTAATTTGTTTTTTATCAAAGAGTAAGAGGATGTGTATGGATTTTGGTCGTCTAAAAGATATTTCAAAAGTAGATTTTTCACTTCCCGAAGAAGATCAATATTCTAAATTGATGTTTAGAAATCACCCTAATTTTGTCAATTCTTTTACATTTAGGCTGGGTGCTCCAGCATGGTCTTGTGCCGATTGGAAAGGAAAAATATACCCTGATAAAGCACAAGCACCAACTTTTCTACATTACTATGCTCAACATTTTGATACAATTGAGCTAAACTCTACACACTACGGTATTCCAAAAGAAAGCACTCTTATAAAATGGAGGTCTACTGTTGGAGATAATTTTAGATTTAGTCCAAAGTTTCTACAATCGGTAAGTCATAGAAAAAGACTAAAAAATAGTAAAGACGATGTTCTAGAATTTACTGATCAGATGTTAGCATTAGGAGATAATTTGGGTTATTCATGGGTGCAGTTACCCCCAGATTTCACTACAAAAGAAGCAAGTACTTTATTTCAATTTCTTGATCTATTTCCCAAAAATTACAAGTTAGGGGTAGAGCTACGTCACTCTTCTTGGTTTACTGATGAAGTGATGCTAAATGCATTGTCAGAAACCCTTACAGATAAAGGGTATGCCTTGGTGATTACAGATGTGGCAGGGAGAAGAGATGTGTTACATATGCGGATCACTACTCCTGTTTTAATGGTGCGGTTTGTTGGGAATGAATTACATGAAACAGATTTTAAAAGAGTAAATGATTGGAGAGAAAGAATTGCTTCTTTTAAAAGACAAGGTTTACAAGAAGTGTATTTTTTCGGACATCAACCAGAAGATATTCTTTGTCCTGAGTTAGGAAATTATATTGGTAAAGATTTTACAAAACATCGAATTTCTGATTTTACCTACCCAATTATTAGAGAAAAGTTAGAACAACAGTCACTTTTTTGATCTAGTTACAAGCATTGACATAGTTTATTTGCTAATTGGAAATTACTCCTTTACATTTGCCCAAACAAAATGTGAAATCTCCGAAGTATGTCTTCTCGTACACAAACCAAATTTATTTTTGTCACAGGTGGGGTTACCTCATCATTGGGCAAAGGAATTATTTCAGCTTCCTTAGGTAAACTATTACAAGGAAGAGGCTATTCAGTTACTATTCAGAAGTTCGATCCATATTTAAATATAGATCCAGGAACAATGAACCCGTATGAGCATGGCGAATGCTATGTTACAGATGATGGGGCAGAAACTGATTTAGATTTAGGACACTATGAACGTTTCCTGAATGTACCAACATCTCAATCTAATAATGTAACTACAGGTAGAGTTTATAATAATGTAATTACAAAAGAACGTGAAGGTGCTTATTTAGGTAAAACTGTTCAAGTTGTACCTCATATTACAGATGAAATTAAAAGAAATTTTTACAAAGTTGCTGAGAATGGTGAATACGATATCGTAATTACTGAAATCGGTGGTTGTGTAGGAGATATAGAAGCGTTACCTTTTATTGAGGCTGTTCGTCAGGCTCGTTTAGAATTAGGTGCTTCTAGGTCAATGGTTATTCATTTAACTTTAGTTCCTTATTTAAGAGCTGCAGGCGAATTGAAAACTAAACCTACTCAACACTCTGTAAAGCAATTATTAGAAGCAGGAGTTCAGCCAAATATTCTGGTATGTCGTACAGAACACCATATCCCAATGGAAATGCGTCGTAAGATTGCATTGTTCTGTAATGTAGATTTAAATGCAGTAATTGAATCTTGTGATGCATCTACAATTTATGATGTGCCATTATTGATGCAAAAAGAGAAACTTGATGAAATCGTTTTGATGAAATTAAGTCTTCCTGCTTATCAAGATCCTAACCTTGATAATTGGTTATCTTTCTTGAAAAAGTTGAAAAACCCTCAAGGAGAATTAAGAATTGGTCTTGTAGGTAAGTATGTTGAATTACCTGATGCATACAAATCTATCGTTGAAGGATTTATTCACGCAGGTGCTGTAAACGAAGTAAAAGTAAAATTAGAGTACATTAAAGCAGAAGATCTAGATAATAGAGAAGAAGCTGTACGTATTATTACTGATCTTGATGGTGTGCTTGTTGCTCCAGGTTTTGGAGAAAGAGGTATGGAAGGTAAAATCAATACATGTAGTGTTGCGAGAGAACATAAAGTACCATTCTTTGGTATTTGTTTAGGTATGCAATCTGCTGTTATTGCGTTTGGTCGTGATATGGTTGGTCTTACTGGTGCAAACTCTTCTGAAATGGATAAAGAAATTACTTATCCAGTAATTGATTTAATGGAAGATCAAAAGAACCTATCTCAAATGGGAGGTACTATGCGTTTAGGTGCATATCCTTGTGAGTTGAAAGAAGGTTCTAAAGCAATTGCTGCTTATGGTACTCCAAAAATTTCTGAAAGACATAGACATAGATATGAATTTAATAATGAGTATCTAAAACAATATGAAGCTGCAGGTATGATTGCAACAGGTATTAACCCTGCCTCTGGGTTAGTAGAAATTGTAGAGATTACCGATCACCCTTATTATGTTGGTGCACAATTCCACCCAGAATATAAGAGTACAGTAGAGAATCCTCATCCTTTATTTGTTTCATTTGTGAAAGCTGTTAAGGAATTGAAAAATAGTAAAGGAGATGTAGTTACAGCGTAATTACATTAACATATAAAAAAAAGCCCTTGCGTAATGAACAGCAAGGGCTTTCTTTTTTACATTATTTTATTGCCTTTTTGGTTATATATATCTTGAAATAATGTAAATTTGCAAGCATTTTAACGAATTCTGACTTTTTAGGGTCAATTCTGTAAAATCGAAAAAATACTAAGAATTATAAAAATGGATAAAAATCAGACAACAGGATTTTTGTTATTATCTGCATTACTAATCGGGTATATGTTTTTCTTTCAGCCAGAAGAGCCGATCGAAACAACAAATACTACTACAACTGAAGTAGTTGATAATACACAACAGTCTACTAACACAGCAATCACGCAACCGAAAGCAGTAATCGAAGGAGATTCTGTATTAATGCAAAAATATGGTGTTTTCGGAACGCTAATGGGTGGCGAAAGTAAAGAGGTTGTTTTAGAAAACGATAAAGTTAAAGTAACGCTTAACGCTAAAGGTGGTAACGTTAAATCTGTATTGTTAAAAACATATCAGACATACGACAAGAAGCCTTTATTTCTTATAGATGAAAATTCATATAAGGTAAATGAGACGATACCAACTCAGTACGGTGCAATCGATCTTAATGCTTTACATTATACAACTCAAGTTACAGGTAATACTGTAGAGATGATCGCTTCTGATAAAAACGGGAACGAATTATTAAGAAGAGTTTATACTTTAGAAGATAATAGTTATGTAGTAGATTATAACTTGAAATTTACTGGTGCAAAGCCATTTATTCAAGGTCAAGTTATCACATACCTTTGGAAAGATGATATGAAGTCTGTTGAGAAGGATATGAAAACTTCTCGTCAGAAAACAACAGTAAATTACTTTACTAAAAAAGGAGACTTTGATTACTTATCAATGACTTCGACTTCTAAAGAGGAAGAAGCAATCTCTGCTCCTTTAACATGGGTTTCTGCTAAACAGAAATTCTTTAATGTTGCATTTATTACAGATCAGCAATTTAATGCTGCTAACCTAGTAATTGATTATAATGAAGATGATGAATCTATTGTGAAAACAGCAGACATCTCATTACAAATTCCTATCAATACTTTAGAAGCAGCAAATTTAAGATATTACTTTGGACCAAACGATTATAGAGTTTGTGAACAAGTAGCAGAAGGTTTTGAAGATAATGTATACTTAGGTTGGTCATGGACTACTCCTTTGAGTAAGTATATCTTCATTCCAATTTTTGAGTTCTTAGAAGGATATGGTTTAAACTATGGTTTAATCATCTTTATTATGGTGGTTTTAGTGAAGTCGTTACTTTATCCACTTACTTTTAACTCGTACAAATCTATGGCTAAAATGCGTTTGCTAAAGCCTGAAATGGATGAGTTAAAAGAGAAGTATGGTGAAGACCAAATGAAGATTCAGTCAGAAACGATGAGTCTTTACCGTAAGGTAGGTGCAAACCCATTGAGTGGTTGTATTCCAATGTTGGCACAAATGCCATTCTTTGTAGCTTTATATAATTTCTTCCCAAATGCACTTCAATTAAGAGGACAATCTTTCTTATGGGCGGATGATTTATCAACATATGATTCGGTTTTAAACTTACCATTCTCTATTCCAGCATATGGTGATCACGTATCATTATTTACTTTATTGTGGGCTGTATCAATGGTAGGTTATACATACTTCCAAAACCAATCTCAAGTTCAAACGAACCCACAGATGAAGTACGTATCTTATTTATCTCCGGTATTCTTCTTGTTCTTCTTTAACAGTATGGCAGCAGGTTTAACGTATTACTACTTTGTATCTAACTGTATTACTATTGTTCAACAAATTATGTCTAAGAAATTTGTCAATGAAGACAAGATTCGTAAGATTATGGATGAGAACAAAAAGAAAAATGCTAACAAGAAAGCAGGTGGCTTTGCAGCTCGTTTAGATGATGCAATGAAAGCAAAGCAAAAAGATCAATTAGAGCAAAAGAAAAAAGGTGGTAAAAAATAATTACCTTTTTAAATGTTTATAGTAAAAAGGCATTTGTCCATTATGGATAGATGCCTTTTTACGTATATTATAAGGTGTTTTAGATTGCAATTTTAAAAAACCTTATAAAAAAAGAAACACCTATAAAAATAGGTGTTTCTAAACAACATTATCGTCAAATGAATAGAGTGTGTATATAAAATTCTTTTAAGTCTTTTATAGTTTACATTATAATGACAATTTATTAATCTTAGTGGACAAAAAAAAGTCAATTATTTTTCAAAAAAAATTAAAATGAGTGGAATTTATCTTCATGTTCCTTTCTGTAAGCAGGCATGTCACTATTGTGATTTTCATTTTAGCACTTCTTTAAATACTAAGAATGAGGTAATTAAAGC
This region includes:
- a CDS encoding CTP synthase; the protein is MSSRTQTKFIFVTGGVTSSLGKGIISASLGKLLQGRGYSVTIQKFDPYLNIDPGTMNPYEHGECYVTDDGAETDLDLGHYERFLNVPTSQSNNVTTGRVYNNVITKEREGAYLGKTVQVVPHITDEIKRNFYKVAENGEYDIVITEIGGCVGDIEALPFIEAVRQARLELGASRSMVIHLTLVPYLRAAGELKTKPTQHSVKQLLEAGVQPNILVCRTEHHIPMEMRRKIALFCNVDLNAVIESCDASTIYDVPLLMQKEKLDEIVLMKLSLPAYQDPNLDNWLSFLKKLKNPQGELRIGLVGKYVELPDAYKSIVEGFIHAGAVNEVKVKLEYIKAEDLDNREEAVRIITDLDGVLVAPGFGERGMEGKINTCSVAREHKVPFFGICLGMQSAVIAFGRDMVGLTGANSSEMDKEITYPVIDLMEDQKNLSQMGGTMRLGAYPCELKEGSKAIAAYGTPKISERHRHRYEFNNEYLKQYEAAGMIATGINPASGLVEIVEITDHPYYVGAQFHPEYKSTVENPHPLFVSFVKAVKELKNSKGDVVTA
- the yidC gene encoding membrane protein insertase YidC, coding for MDKNQTTGFLLLSALLIGYMFFFQPEEPIETTNTTTTEVVDNTQQSTNTAITQPKAVIEGDSVLMQKYGVFGTLMGGESKEVVLENDKVKVTLNAKGGNVKSVLLKTYQTYDKKPLFLIDENSYKVNETIPTQYGAIDLNALHYTTQVTGNTVEMIASDKNGNELLRRVYTLEDNSYVVDYNLKFTGAKPFIQGQVITYLWKDDMKSVEKDMKTSRQKTTVNYFTKKGDFDYLSMTSTSKEEEAISAPLTWVSAKQKFFNVAFITDQQFNAANLVIDYNEDDESIVKTADISLQIPINTLEAANLRYYFGPNDYRVCEQVAEGFEDNVYLGWSWTTPLSKYIFIPIFEFLEGYGLNYGLIIFIMVVLVKSLLYPLTFNSYKSMAKMRLLKPEMDELKEKYGEDQMKIQSETMSLYRKVGANPLSGCIPMLAQMPFFVALYNFFPNALQLRGQSFLWADDLSTYDSVLNLPFSIPAYGDHVSLFTLLWAVSMVGYTYFQNQSQVQTNPQMKYVSYLSPVFFLFFFNSMAAGLTYYYFVSNCITIVQQIMSKKFVNEDKIRKIMDENKKKNANKKAGGFAARLDDAMKAKQKDQLEQKKKGGKK
- a CDS encoding DUF72 domain-containing protein; translation: MDFGRLKDISKVDFSLPEEDQYSKLMFRNHPNFVNSFTFRLGAPAWSCADWKGKIYPDKAQAPTFLHYYAQHFDTIELNSTHYGIPKESTLIKWRSTVGDNFRFSPKFLQSVSHRKRLKNSKDDVLEFTDQMLALGDNLGYSWVQLPPDFTTKEASTLFQFLDLFPKNYKLGVELRHSSWFTDEVMLNALSETLTDKGYALVITDVAGRRDVLHMRITTPVLMVRFVGNELHETDFKRVNDWRERIASFKRQGLQEVYFFGHQPEDILCPELGNYIGKDFTKHRISDFTYPIIREKLEQQSLF